The Hippoglossus hippoglossus isolate fHipHip1 chromosome 21, fHipHip1.pri, whole genome shotgun sequence genome contains a region encoding:
- the si:dkey-69o16.5 gene encoding alpha-aspartyl dipeptidase, whose amino-acid sequence MKRRLLLVSNSTLHGSGYLGHCQDNISVFFGKDVKSVLFVPYALHDRDAYTRTARDKFKTLGYELESIHEASDPVEAVRKAEGFFIGGGNTFRLLKSLYDNKVVSEIRRRVLEDGVPYMGSSAGTNVATVSISTTNDMPIVFPPSFSAIGLVPFNINPHYLDPDPGSRHMGETREQRITQYHEEPDTPQVLALREGSMLLVEGNRATLLGTTKAKLFSRGRPSVEYDPGSDLSFLLTDGGPSSS is encoded by the exons atgaagaggagactCCTGCTCGTGTCCAACTCCACCCTCCACGGTAGTGGGTACCTGGGACACTGTCAGGACAACATCTCTGTCTTCTTCGGAAA AGACGTGAAGTCGGTTCTGTTTGTTCCTTACGCTCTGCACGACAGAGACGCCTACACCAGAACTGCCCGAGACAAGTTCAAGACTCTGG GTTATGAGCTGGAAAGTATCCACGAGGCCTCGGACCCTGTGGAGGCCGTCAGGAAGGCCGAGGGCTTCTTCATCG GAGGAGGGAACACCTTCCGGCTGCTGAAGAGTCTCTATGACAACAAGGTGGTGTCGGAGATCAGGAGACGGGTGTTGGAG GATGGCGTCCCCTACATGGGCTCCAGCGCCGGCACCAACGTGGCCACCGTCAGCATCAGCACCACCAACGACATGCCCATCGTCTTCCCTCCGTCCTTCTCCGCCATCGGCCTCGTGCCTTTCAACATCAACCCTCACTACCTGGACCCCGACCCCGGCAGCCGCCACATGGGG GAAACCAGAGAGCAGAGGATCACTCAGTACCACGAAGAACCCGACACACCTCAAGTCCTG GCTCTGAGAGAAGGGTCCATGCTGCTGGTGGAGGGAAACAGAGCCACACTACTGGGAACCACTAAGGCCAAACTCTTCAGCAG GGGACGACCCTCGGTGGAGTACGACCCCGGCAGCGACCTGAGCTTCCTGCTGACGGACGGCGGCCCTTCGTCCTCCTGA